The DNA segment TGAGAATATCCGCTCTTTTTGATATAGAAAAAATTACTGAACTTCCGGCGCTTGATCTTGCTATAATCGGTATTAAACAAACGGGTCCACCTGATTATACCACTCGAAAATTATCTCTGATACCGTCGGTCATTTTTGTAATGTCCGTAACCGGAACCTATGATATAATAGCAGGTATAGTTACAAATTCACGAAAAATGCTTTCGCATATCATTACTAATGAAATCGAGTGCATTGATTCGGTATTCGATACCGAGACATTTATTGTTCTCAACAATATCGGTTTATATGTCCCAGCTACAGTAATGAGCAGCTTGATGGGATGTAACGAGGAAGCGAAAAAATTTAA comes from the bacterium genome and includes:
- a CDS encoding Lrp/AsnC family transcriptional regulator; the encoded protein is MKHLDDLDIKIATFLDQNGRASNREISRQLGIAQSTVKDRLAHMFDSGKLRISALFDIEKITELPALDLAIIGIKQTGPPDYTTRKLSLIPSVIFVMSVTGTYDIIAGIVTNSRKMLSHIITNEIECIDSVFDTETFIVLNNIGLYVPATVMSSLMGCNEEAKKFNTQEQGVIAEKTV